One region of Drosophila teissieri strain GT53w chromosome 2L, Prin_Dtei_1.1, whole genome shotgun sequence genomic DNA includes:
- the LOC122621218 gene encoding AF4/FMR2 family member lilli isoform X1 translates to MAQQQQQQLQQQQQHHTSSINNNNSILLLQQQQPQQQQQQQLDQLQQYNNNLYSQNYNMEEYERRKRREREKIERQQGIQIDDRETSLFGEPRRLTEGDAEITAALGEFFEARVYINNQTVGISRSAPGAGNPRLQPNLPPQAKSLGHSPSSASSAAGPTSASATTALPGQQQHYQQQQRPPTYVKQADNKPPYNGRGGYPGQPMKNDIPSSSGMAPPRGPPRSSSSNSNSSSATNNASSGGVPANTPLGPPLSTQMPNGREKSFLGPPAPALHNGTGGGRFVPPAASKRPGVGQQPPPPEKDVNKIISDIANIFSVQPLTSIAATPHAPTRENYNLLAPNKQKYAMDIPSSPPSAEPSSLMTPLFTPIAPLVTTPPQASQLPLGGATGGTILAVEPLAPLHQLPPTPPKAASGVTSPGPTKPLKTEKNHSLEKQDSCLENDLELSESEDEQRKKEGRSAGNSSNSSESDSSESGSESSSKNDLQHHPNHQQHHHQLQQQQQASMQQQQVLQQQQQHRPQPLTSNGAQNKKFRHEIIARGSNTITGLLSSSGFGSGGSVGPAGVNSSAVMGAGSGSGGTLSSGGSSSNKTPSPTESNKWNLSRFFHKPTNQTNSESVSPGNVSMKVPGILPGGAQIIPESIDVTTAIVKNEKIHDDHMAMEEGEEEDDDEEQQMRYGGGLSVTPVAVKKEAIDAVSEMALGAIPKTQIKRESAEALHSARLSDSGTSASGSSSSSSSSSDSAVGGEVVPMPGPGETFQLPGVPADITTVVRVPPTQSQKAPPSNSVTLTPILPLPTSPKQRQKKPRKKKAVTSAPILDSSDDDEPPPKHPGLDHSAVSVQTQPATDTVKKGRGRPRKQQQSGGSGNLSSASAGSSSQTKGPTLTAAKKPLAKTPLAMSRARKREHSSQSSSNGNTPTKKVATPVLVAAPLKPTSVTAGSSSSDEDSSSSAESSSKSSSSSSSSEDTETQKTNCRIVKLNKTGAVQKKALLGSGSSSPSSSGSEPEDQTTRSQAGSGQALAQQLPPYKQLPISQHSQHLSSSECSSSSGGCTAVCSSSSGEEDEGRREKERERKPKSDKNKISTLTRIFNPKEGGAKKQGQVVIVDLQEEQQQGKLDAAAQPPPPQAPPAAPAAIMAKPRMTPTQHQQLGAGLASPARTTTPHLTSLICKIDLSKLSRERIMRLKKLTPAQQNGHLTPKDQATNAVHVPNGYAGDTNPAAKVKHEHPVKPEPELDAGYEAKFKPGNVKQEFQLKQERDRDRERERERERERERDREREQQPGRRRKRSSSSSSSPYKEKKRKKEKADQLQIGKELLPVPVLLPSNNHERMPNHDRLSYDKLQLLHEDAAAVIGDVSAANGSPTKKLMVMSPLPPPPTVTVAPATCNEAVQTTPPSATTTTATAPPVPATRLIYRSYFDRDVEHPSDDPRKNNQFLQEAINRKHAADLERDSFNQVTLYLEAVVYFLLTADAMERCSSEQATNTMYKDTLSLIKFISTKFRPYQQQSTTNIQHETHNKVAILSLRCQSLISLKLYKLRRKDCRAIINSLTDFFRVGRGDIANGNTPSSISPSNSVGSQGSGSNTPPGRIVSPDIHNMLCKQNEFLSYLNSAHELWDQADRLVRTGNHIDFIRELDHENGPLTLHSTMHEVFRYVQAGLKTLRDAVSHPTHQSQ, encoded by the exons atggcacagcagcagcaacaacaactgcagcaacaacagcaacaccacaccagcagcatcaacaacaacaacagcattcTTCTCcttcagcaacaacagccccaacaacagcaacagcaacaactagATCAACTACAGcaatacaataacaatttgtatagccaaaattataa CATGGAGGAGTACGAGCGGCGAAAAAGACGTGAGCGTGAGAAAATCGAGCGGCAACAGGGCATACAGATTGACGATCGAGAGACTAGTCTATTCGGGGAGCCGCGGCGGCTGACCGAGGGAGATGCGGAGATCACCGCCGCCCTGGGCGAGTTCTTCGAGGCGCGGGTGTACATTAACAATCAGACTGTGGGGATCAGTCGCAGTGCGCCCGGCGCCGGCAATCCGCGCCTGCAGCCCAACCTGCCGCCGCAAGCCAAGTCCCTGGGGCATTCaccctcctccgcctcctcagCAGCAGGACCCACTTCCGCATCCGCAACGACTGCGCTGCCCGGCCAGCAACAACActaccagcaacagcagcgaccGCCGACGTATGTGAAGCAGGCGGACAATAAGCCGCCGTACAACGGCCGCGGCGGCTATCCTGGCCAGCCGATGAAGAACGACATTCCGTCGAGTAGTGGCATGGCTCCGCCCCGCGGCCCGCCCAGATCCAGttccagcaacagcaactcgTCCAGCGCCACAAACAATGCCAGCAGCGGCGGAGTCCCGGCCAACACGCCGCTGGGGCCACCACTGTCCACCCAGATGCCGAATGGACGGGAGAAGTCCTTTCTCGGTCCGCCAGCTCCGGCGTTGCACAATGGCACCGGCGGCGGACGCTTTGTGCCACCAGCGGCCAGTAAGCGACCTGGAGTGGGTCAACAACCGCCACCACCGGAG AAGGATGTCAACAAAATTATCAGCGATATAGCAAATATCTTCAGTGTGCAGCCTCTCACTTCGATAGCGGCCACCCCACATGCACCAACGCGCGAAAACTACAACCTGCTGGCGCCCAACAAGCAAAAGTATGCCATGGACATACCCAGCTCGCCACCCTCCGCGGAACCCTCTTCGCTGATGACGCCACTTTTCACGCCCATTGCCCCGCTGGTGACAACACCTCCACAGGCCAGCCAACTGCCTCTGGGCGGAGCAACAGGTGGGACGATTCTAGCGGTAGAGCCTCTGGCACCACTGCACCAACTGCCTCCCACTCCGCCCAAAGCAGCATCCGGAGTCACGTCGCCGGGACCGACCAAGCCGCTGAAAACGGAAAAGAATCACTCGCTGGAGAAGCAAGACTCATG ccTGGAGAACGATCTGGAGCTGTCCGAGTCGGAGGATGAGCAGCGCAAGAAGGAGGG ACGATCGgctggcaacagcagcaatagctcCGAGTCCGATTCCAGTGAGTCGGGCAGCGAGTCGAGCAGCAAGAACGATCTGCAGCACCATCCaaaccaccagcagcaccatcaccaactgcagcagcagcagcaggcgtccatgcagcagcagcaagtcctccagcaacagcaacagcatcgaCCCCAACCACTGACGTCCAACGGGGCACAGAATAAGAAGTTTAGGCACGAGATCATTGCCCGTGGCAGCAATACAATAACTGGACTCCTCAGCTCAAGTGGATTCGGGAGCGGAGGTAGTGTGGGACCAGCCGGTGTTAACTCCAGTGCAGTCATGGGCGCAGGAAGTGGATCGGGCGGCACGCTAAGCAGTGGGGGCAGCTCATCGAACAAGACGCCCTCGCCGACGGAAAGCAACAAGTGGAATCTGAGTAGGTTTTTCCACAAGCCAACAAATCAGACAAATTCCGAAAGCGTCTCGCCTGGCAATGTAAGCATGAAGGTGCCGGGCATACTGCCAGGCGGAGCTCAGATCATACCCGAGTCCATTGATGTGACTACGGCCATTGTAAAGAACGAGAAGATCCACGACGATCACATGGCCATGGAGGAGggagaggaggaggatgacgacgaggagcaACAAATGCGCTATGGTGGCGGACTAAGTGTCACACCGGTGGCGGTGAAAAAGGAGGCCATTGACGCTGTATCGGAGATGGCGCTTGGAGCGATACCAAAAACTCAAATCAAACGTGAGTCGGCGGAGGCACTGCATTCAGCCCGACTCTCGGACTCCGGGACCAGTGCCAGTGGAAGCTcatcgagcagcagcagcagctcggaCAGTGCCGTTGGCGGCGAGGTGGTGCCCATGCCGGGACCCGGAGAAACCTTTCAGCTACCCGGCGTTCCGGCTGATATCACTACTGTTGTGCGAGTGCCACCGACGCAGTCACAAAAGGCCCCGCCGAGCAACAGCGTCACGCTGACGCCAATTCTTCCGCTGCCCACGTCGCCGAAACAGCGACAAAAGAAGCCGCGGAAGAAAAAGGCGGTTACAAGTGCCCCCATTCTGGACTCAAGCGACGACGATGAGCCGCCGCCCAAGCATCCAGGTCTGGATCACTCGGCTGTTTCAGTTCAAACGCAGCCAGCTACGGATACGGTGAAAAAGGGACGCGGACGACCcaggaagcagcagcagagcggcGGCAGTGGTAACCTCAGTAGTGCATCCGCTGGCAGCAGCTCCCAAACCAAGGGTCCCACGTTGACCGCTGCCAAAAAGCCACTCGCCAAGACACCGCTGGCCATGAGCAGGGCGAGGAAACGCGAACATTCCAGCCAGAGCAGCTCCAACGGCAACACGCCCACCAAAAAGGTGGCCACACCCGTGCTGGTCGCCGCTCCCCTGAAACCGACTAGTGTCACTGCCGGCAGTAGCAGCTCCGACGAGGACAGCTCTTCAAGCGCCGAGTCCAGTTCGAAGTCGAGCAGCTCTTCAAGCAGCAGCGAAGACACGGAAACCCAGAAAACCAACTGCCGAATAGTCAAGCTGAACAAGACTGGCGCGGTGCAGAAGAAGGCGCTGCTGGGCAGCGGGAGCAGTTCACcaagcagcagtggcagtgagCCGGAAGATCAGACCACCAGATCACAGGCTGGAAGTGGGCAGGCGCTAGCACAACAGCTGCCTCCCTACAAGCAGCTCCCGATCAGTCAGCATAGTCAACACCTGAGCAGTTCCGAGTGCTCTTCATCAAGTGGGGGCTGTACTGCtgtgtgcagcagcagcagcggcgagGAGGATGAGGGGCGGCGGGAGAAGGAGCGCGAAAGGAAGCCCAAGAGTGACAAGAATAAGATTAGTACGCTGACGAGGATTTTTAATCCAAAGGAGGGCGGCGCCAAGAAACAGGGCCAGGTCGTAATTGTGGACCTGCAGGAGGAGCAACAACAGGGCAAGTTGGATGCGGCGGCACAGCCACCACCTCCACAGGCACCACCTGCAGCCCCTGCCGCCATAATGGCGAAGCCCCGGATGACACCCActcagcatcagcagctggGAGCCGGGTTGGCATCGCCAGCGAGGACAACCACGCCACATCTAACCTCCTTAATATGCAAGATCGATCTGAGCAAGCTTTCGCGAGAGCGCATTATGCGCCTCAAGAAACTAACCCCCGCCCAGCAAAATGGCCATCTGACGCCCAAGGATCAGGCGACGAATGCGGTTCATGTGCCCAATGGCTATGCCGGCGACACAAACCCCGCAGCGAAGGTGAAGCACGAGCATCCGGTGAAACCGGAGCCCGAGCTGGACGCCGGCTACGAGGCCAAATTCAAGCCCGGCAACGTCAAGCAGGAGTTCCAGCTGAAACAGGAACGCGACAGGGACAGGGAGCGTgaacgggagcgggagcgggaacgTGAACGAGATCGTGAGCGTGAGCAACAACCTGGGCGCCGGCGAAAGcgcagctccagttccagttccagtccGTACAAGGAAAAGAAGCGGAAAAAGGAGAAGGCCGACCAGCTTCAGATCGGCAAGGAACTGCTGCCGGTGCCCGTGCTTCTGCCCTCTAACAACCACGAGCGGATGCCCAACCATGATCGATTGTCCTACGACAAGCTGCAGTTGCTTCATGAAGACGCGGCCGCCGTCATTGGCGATGTGTCCGCTGCAAATGGCAGTCCCACCAAAAAGCTGATGGTCATGTCACCGCTACCGCCTCCACCAACGGTCACCGTTGCGCCTGCCACCTGCAATGAAGCAGTGCAGACTACTCCGCCTTCGGCAACGACAACCACTGCAACAGCTCCTCCGGTGCCGGCCACAAGGCTCATTTACCGCTCCTATTTCGATCGCGATGTGGAACACCCCAGCGACGATCCCAG AAAAAACAATCAGTTCCTGCAGGAGGCCATCAATCGGAAGCATGCCGCCGACTTGGAGCGCGACTCTTTCAACCAGGTGACTTTGTACCTGGAGGCCGTTGTCTACTTCCTGTTGACCGCCGATGCCATGGAGCGCTGCAGCTCTGAGCAGGCCACTAACACCATGTACAAGGATACCCTGTCGCTAATTAA GTTTATCTCCACAAAGTTTCGCCCCTACCAGCAGCAGTCGACGACCAACATCCAGCACGAAACGCACAACAAAGTGGCCATTCTCAG TTTGCGCTGCCAGTCGTTGATATCATTAAAGCTATATAAGCTAAGAAGGAAGGATTGTCGGGCCATCATCAACAGTCTCACAGATTTCTTTCGCGTTGGCAGGGGGGACATTGCCAACGGCAACACGCCGTCCTCCATATCACCATCGAACTCGGTGGGCTCGCAA GGCTCCGGTTCGAATACGCCACCAGGCAGAATAGTGTCTCCAGATATACACAATATGCTGTGCAAGCAGAATGAGTTTCTGAGCTATCTAAATAGTGCTCACGAGTTGTGGGATCAAGCCGATCGATTGGTGCGCACAGGCAATCATATAG ATTTCATCCGAGAACTGGATCACGAAAACGGCCCGCTAACGCTGCACAGCACCATGCATGAGGTGTTCCGGTACGTGCAGGCGGGTCTCAAGACGCTCAGGGATGCCGTGTCGCATCCGACGCATCAGTCGCAGTAG
- the LOC122621218 gene encoding AF4/FMR2 family member lilli isoform X2: MDIHMKKLTKPRMEEYERRKRREREKIERQQGIQIDDRETSLFGEPRRLTEGDAEITAALGEFFEARVYINNQTVGISRSAPGAGNPRLQPNLPPQAKSLGHSPSSASSAAGPTSASATTALPGQQQHYQQQQRPPTYVKQADNKPPYNGRGGYPGQPMKNDIPSSSGMAPPRGPPRSSSSNSNSSSATNNASSGGVPANTPLGPPLSTQMPNGREKSFLGPPAPALHNGTGGGRFVPPAASKRPGVGQQPPPPEKDVNKIISDIANIFSVQPLTSIAATPHAPTRENYNLLAPNKQKYAMDIPSSPPSAEPSSLMTPLFTPIAPLVTTPPQASQLPLGGATGGTILAVEPLAPLHQLPPTPPKAASGVTSPGPTKPLKTEKNHSLEKQDSCLENDLELSESEDEQRKKEGRSAGNSSNSSESDSSESGSESSSKNDLQHHPNHQQHHHQLQQQQQASMQQQQVLQQQQQHRPQPLTSNGAQNKKFRHEIIARGSNTITGLLSSSGFGSGGSVGPAGVNSSAVMGAGSGSGGTLSSGGSSSNKTPSPTESNKWNLSRFFHKPTNQTNSESVSPGNVSMKVPGILPGGAQIIPESIDVTTAIVKNEKIHDDHMAMEEGEEEDDDEEQQMRYGGGLSVTPVAVKKEAIDAVSEMALGAIPKTQIKRESAEALHSARLSDSGTSASGSSSSSSSSSDSAVGGEVVPMPGPGETFQLPGVPADITTVVRVPPTQSQKAPPSNSVTLTPILPLPTSPKQRQKKPRKKKAVTSAPILDSSDDDEPPPKHPGLDHSAVSVQTQPATDTVKKGRGRPRKQQQSGGSGNLSSASAGSSSQTKGPTLTAAKKPLAKTPLAMSRARKREHSSQSSSNGNTPTKKVATPVLVAAPLKPTSVTAGSSSSDEDSSSSAESSSKSSSSSSSSEDTETQKTNCRIVKLNKTGAVQKKALLGSGSSSPSSSGSEPEDQTTRSQAGSGQALAQQLPPYKQLPISQHSQHLSSSECSSSSGGCTAVCSSSSGEEDEGRREKERERKPKSDKNKISTLTRIFNPKEGGAKKQGQVVIVDLQEEQQQGKLDAAAQPPPPQAPPAAPAAIMAKPRMTPTQHQQLGAGLASPARTTTPHLTSLICKIDLSKLSRERIMRLKKLTPAQQNGHLTPKDQATNAVHVPNGYAGDTNPAAKVKHEHPVKPEPELDAGYEAKFKPGNVKQEFQLKQERDRDRERERERERERERDREREQQPGRRRKRSSSSSSSPYKEKKRKKEKADQLQIGKELLPVPVLLPSNNHERMPNHDRLSYDKLQLLHEDAAAVIGDVSAANGSPTKKLMVMSPLPPPPTVTVAPATCNEAVQTTPPSATTTTATAPPVPATRLIYRSYFDRDVEHPSDDPRKNNQFLQEAINRKHAADLERDSFNQVTLYLEAVVYFLLTADAMERCSSEQATNTMYKDTLSLIKFISTKFRPYQQQSTTNIQHETHNKVAILSLRCQSLISLKLYKLRRKDCRAIINSLTDFFRVGRGDIANGNTPSSISPSNSVGSQGSGSNTPPGRIVSPDIHNMLCKQNEFLSYLNSAHELWDQADRLVRTGNHIDFIRELDHENGPLTLHSTMHEVFRYVQAGLKTLRDAVSHPTHQSQ; this comes from the exons CATGGAGGAGTACGAGCGGCGAAAAAGACGTGAGCGTGAGAAAATCGAGCGGCAACAGGGCATACAGATTGACGATCGAGAGACTAGTCTATTCGGGGAGCCGCGGCGGCTGACCGAGGGAGATGCGGAGATCACCGCCGCCCTGGGCGAGTTCTTCGAGGCGCGGGTGTACATTAACAATCAGACTGTGGGGATCAGTCGCAGTGCGCCCGGCGCCGGCAATCCGCGCCTGCAGCCCAACCTGCCGCCGCAAGCCAAGTCCCTGGGGCATTCaccctcctccgcctcctcagCAGCAGGACCCACTTCCGCATCCGCAACGACTGCGCTGCCCGGCCAGCAACAACActaccagcaacagcagcgaccGCCGACGTATGTGAAGCAGGCGGACAATAAGCCGCCGTACAACGGCCGCGGCGGCTATCCTGGCCAGCCGATGAAGAACGACATTCCGTCGAGTAGTGGCATGGCTCCGCCCCGCGGCCCGCCCAGATCCAGttccagcaacagcaactcgTCCAGCGCCACAAACAATGCCAGCAGCGGCGGAGTCCCGGCCAACACGCCGCTGGGGCCACCACTGTCCACCCAGATGCCGAATGGACGGGAGAAGTCCTTTCTCGGTCCGCCAGCTCCGGCGTTGCACAATGGCACCGGCGGCGGACGCTTTGTGCCACCAGCGGCCAGTAAGCGACCTGGAGTGGGTCAACAACCGCCACCACCGGAG AAGGATGTCAACAAAATTATCAGCGATATAGCAAATATCTTCAGTGTGCAGCCTCTCACTTCGATAGCGGCCACCCCACATGCACCAACGCGCGAAAACTACAACCTGCTGGCGCCCAACAAGCAAAAGTATGCCATGGACATACCCAGCTCGCCACCCTCCGCGGAACCCTCTTCGCTGATGACGCCACTTTTCACGCCCATTGCCCCGCTGGTGACAACACCTCCACAGGCCAGCCAACTGCCTCTGGGCGGAGCAACAGGTGGGACGATTCTAGCGGTAGAGCCTCTGGCACCACTGCACCAACTGCCTCCCACTCCGCCCAAAGCAGCATCCGGAGTCACGTCGCCGGGACCGACCAAGCCGCTGAAAACGGAAAAGAATCACTCGCTGGAGAAGCAAGACTCATG ccTGGAGAACGATCTGGAGCTGTCCGAGTCGGAGGATGAGCAGCGCAAGAAGGAGGG ACGATCGgctggcaacagcagcaatagctcCGAGTCCGATTCCAGTGAGTCGGGCAGCGAGTCGAGCAGCAAGAACGATCTGCAGCACCATCCaaaccaccagcagcaccatcaccaactgcagcagcagcagcaggcgtccatgcagcagcagcaagtcctccagcaacagcaacagcatcgaCCCCAACCACTGACGTCCAACGGGGCACAGAATAAGAAGTTTAGGCACGAGATCATTGCCCGTGGCAGCAATACAATAACTGGACTCCTCAGCTCAAGTGGATTCGGGAGCGGAGGTAGTGTGGGACCAGCCGGTGTTAACTCCAGTGCAGTCATGGGCGCAGGAAGTGGATCGGGCGGCACGCTAAGCAGTGGGGGCAGCTCATCGAACAAGACGCCCTCGCCGACGGAAAGCAACAAGTGGAATCTGAGTAGGTTTTTCCACAAGCCAACAAATCAGACAAATTCCGAAAGCGTCTCGCCTGGCAATGTAAGCATGAAGGTGCCGGGCATACTGCCAGGCGGAGCTCAGATCATACCCGAGTCCATTGATGTGACTACGGCCATTGTAAAGAACGAGAAGATCCACGACGATCACATGGCCATGGAGGAGggagaggaggaggatgacgacgaggagcaACAAATGCGCTATGGTGGCGGACTAAGTGTCACACCGGTGGCGGTGAAAAAGGAGGCCATTGACGCTGTATCGGAGATGGCGCTTGGAGCGATACCAAAAACTCAAATCAAACGTGAGTCGGCGGAGGCACTGCATTCAGCCCGACTCTCGGACTCCGGGACCAGTGCCAGTGGAAGCTcatcgagcagcagcagcagctcggaCAGTGCCGTTGGCGGCGAGGTGGTGCCCATGCCGGGACCCGGAGAAACCTTTCAGCTACCCGGCGTTCCGGCTGATATCACTACTGTTGTGCGAGTGCCACCGACGCAGTCACAAAAGGCCCCGCCGAGCAACAGCGTCACGCTGACGCCAATTCTTCCGCTGCCCACGTCGCCGAAACAGCGACAAAAGAAGCCGCGGAAGAAAAAGGCGGTTACAAGTGCCCCCATTCTGGACTCAAGCGACGACGATGAGCCGCCGCCCAAGCATCCAGGTCTGGATCACTCGGCTGTTTCAGTTCAAACGCAGCCAGCTACGGATACGGTGAAAAAGGGACGCGGACGACCcaggaagcagcagcagagcggcGGCAGTGGTAACCTCAGTAGTGCATCCGCTGGCAGCAGCTCCCAAACCAAGGGTCCCACGTTGACCGCTGCCAAAAAGCCACTCGCCAAGACACCGCTGGCCATGAGCAGGGCGAGGAAACGCGAACATTCCAGCCAGAGCAGCTCCAACGGCAACACGCCCACCAAAAAGGTGGCCACACCCGTGCTGGTCGCCGCTCCCCTGAAACCGACTAGTGTCACTGCCGGCAGTAGCAGCTCCGACGAGGACAGCTCTTCAAGCGCCGAGTCCAGTTCGAAGTCGAGCAGCTCTTCAAGCAGCAGCGAAGACACGGAAACCCAGAAAACCAACTGCCGAATAGTCAAGCTGAACAAGACTGGCGCGGTGCAGAAGAAGGCGCTGCTGGGCAGCGGGAGCAGTTCACcaagcagcagtggcagtgagCCGGAAGATCAGACCACCAGATCACAGGCTGGAAGTGGGCAGGCGCTAGCACAACAGCTGCCTCCCTACAAGCAGCTCCCGATCAGTCAGCATAGTCAACACCTGAGCAGTTCCGAGTGCTCTTCATCAAGTGGGGGCTGTACTGCtgtgtgcagcagcagcagcggcgagGAGGATGAGGGGCGGCGGGAGAAGGAGCGCGAAAGGAAGCCCAAGAGTGACAAGAATAAGATTAGTACGCTGACGAGGATTTTTAATCCAAAGGAGGGCGGCGCCAAGAAACAGGGCCAGGTCGTAATTGTGGACCTGCAGGAGGAGCAACAACAGGGCAAGTTGGATGCGGCGGCACAGCCACCACCTCCACAGGCACCACCTGCAGCCCCTGCCGCCATAATGGCGAAGCCCCGGATGACACCCActcagcatcagcagctggGAGCCGGGTTGGCATCGCCAGCGAGGACAACCACGCCACATCTAACCTCCTTAATATGCAAGATCGATCTGAGCAAGCTTTCGCGAGAGCGCATTATGCGCCTCAAGAAACTAACCCCCGCCCAGCAAAATGGCCATCTGACGCCCAAGGATCAGGCGACGAATGCGGTTCATGTGCCCAATGGCTATGCCGGCGACACAAACCCCGCAGCGAAGGTGAAGCACGAGCATCCGGTGAAACCGGAGCCCGAGCTGGACGCCGGCTACGAGGCCAAATTCAAGCCCGGCAACGTCAAGCAGGAGTTCCAGCTGAAACAGGAACGCGACAGGGACAGGGAGCGTgaacgggagcgggagcgggaacgTGAACGAGATCGTGAGCGTGAGCAACAACCTGGGCGCCGGCGAAAGcgcagctccagttccagttccagtccGTACAAGGAAAAGAAGCGGAAAAAGGAGAAGGCCGACCAGCTTCAGATCGGCAAGGAACTGCTGCCGGTGCCCGTGCTTCTGCCCTCTAACAACCACGAGCGGATGCCCAACCATGATCGATTGTCCTACGACAAGCTGCAGTTGCTTCATGAAGACGCGGCCGCCGTCATTGGCGATGTGTCCGCTGCAAATGGCAGTCCCACCAAAAAGCTGATGGTCATGTCACCGCTACCGCCTCCACCAACGGTCACCGTTGCGCCTGCCACCTGCAATGAAGCAGTGCAGACTACTCCGCCTTCGGCAACGACAACCACTGCAACAGCTCCTCCGGTGCCGGCCACAAGGCTCATTTACCGCTCCTATTTCGATCGCGATGTGGAACACCCCAGCGACGATCCCAG AAAAAACAATCAGTTCCTGCAGGAGGCCATCAATCGGAAGCATGCCGCCGACTTGGAGCGCGACTCTTTCAACCAGGTGACTTTGTACCTGGAGGCCGTTGTCTACTTCCTGTTGACCGCCGATGCCATGGAGCGCTGCAGCTCTGAGCAGGCCACTAACACCATGTACAAGGATACCCTGTCGCTAATTAA GTTTATCTCCACAAAGTTTCGCCCCTACCAGCAGCAGTCGACGACCAACATCCAGCACGAAACGCACAACAAAGTGGCCATTCTCAG TTTGCGCTGCCAGTCGTTGATATCATTAAAGCTATATAAGCTAAGAAGGAAGGATTGTCGGGCCATCATCAACAGTCTCACAGATTTCTTTCGCGTTGGCAGGGGGGACATTGCCAACGGCAACACGCCGTCCTCCATATCACCATCGAACTCGGTGGGCTCGCAA GGCTCCGGTTCGAATACGCCACCAGGCAGAATAGTGTCTCCAGATATACACAATATGCTGTGCAAGCAGAATGAGTTTCTGAGCTATCTAAATAGTGCTCACGAGTTGTGGGATCAAGCCGATCGATTGGTGCGCACAGGCAATCATATAG ATTTCATCCGAGAACTGGATCACGAAAACGGCCCGCTAACGCTGCACAGCACCATGCATGAGGTGTTCCGGTACGTGCAGGCGGGTCTCAAGACGCTCAGGGATGCCGTGTCGCATCCGACGCATCAGTCGCAGTAG